A stretch of Primulina tabacum isolate GXHZ01 chromosome 13, ASM2559414v2, whole genome shotgun sequence DNA encodes these proteins:
- the LOC142521963 gene encoding uncharacterized protein LOC142521963: MVPYEALYGRKCRSPLIWDLEEWRCTKDGKTRSIKPDIIQEAIDKVQVIKQRIESAQSLQKSYADKRIKDLVFAVGDQVLLKISPRKGIRRAGKKGKLQPRFVGPFEILKRIGHAAYQLQLHKTLSGIHNVFHVSQLRKCFTDSTPIEDPAHLTLEGDLTYEEQPVRILDQRIKELRSRQVQLVKVHWRNQDIEEATWEKEEDIIQQYQELFESGDQIP; the protein is encoded by the coding sequence ATGGTTCCTTATGAAGCTTTATATGGACGAAAATGTCGTTCCCCTCTGATCTGGGATCTTGAAGAATGGCGGTGCACCAAAGATGGGAAAACTCGTTCCATAAAACCAGATATTATACAAGAGGCAATtgataaagtacaagtcatcaAGCAAAGGATCGAATCAGCTCAAAGTCTacaaaagagctatgctgacaAAAGAATAAAGGATTTAGTATTTGCTGTGGGAGATCAAGTGCTCCTCAAAATATCTCCCAGGAAAGGAATCCGAAGGGCAGGGAAAAAAGGAAAGTTACAACCTCGATTCGTAGGTCCCTTTGAAATTCTGAAAAGAATAGGACATGCAGCCTACCAACTCCAGCTACATAAGACACTATCTGGAATacataacgtgtttcatgtaTCCCAATTAAGAAAATGCTTCACTGACTCAACACCCATAGAGGACCCTGCACATTTAACCCTAGAAGGAGATTTGACATACGAAGAACAACCTGTTCGGATACTTGACCAGAGAATCAAAGAACTTCGCAGTAGACAAGTTCAACTCGTCAAAGTACATTGGAGAAACCAAGACAttgaggaagccacttgggagaaaGAAGAGGATATTATACAACAATACCAAGAGCTATTCGAATCTGGAGACCAGATTCCTTGA
- the LOC142521964 gene encoding uncharacterized protein LOC142521964, producing the protein MASSNGSNQARSQEYQNHQHREEHIPQEEPNPRHMLEMMQQFFQYCQNPQRNQDASDRIFKRFLRFNPPRFQGTPDATQAESWLKKIRKIFSVHNYSDEQKINLSTYQFEDAAYNWWRVIDHQWSRINTPRTWENFTREFEGKYITQVVRIAREREFMDLVQGSMTVAQYEAEFHRLIHYAPQFMEDKPRKKRKFALRVESEIKTLLKREEEEKRSCNPNFPENNQKKRRHGNEIQHGNKEGPSKQNFREETNKQRCRYCGLANHNEDKYWRKNGKCLVCGSDQHRIQECPQKSRPLPAPTAQKRKIPARVFALTGNEDDIDPTAVVEGTILLFSKTGKVLFDPGVTHSIVSSTFVHHLETPSVKLPYILKLSSPIGDKLLSEVLYKDCPLEIGGETYMADLIKLPIQGYDVILGMDWLFRHQAKLDCYSKKVSEISVVQNFPEVFPEEINSLPPQREIEFSIELSPGAMPKSKTPYQMAPAELKIQLQELVDRKYIQPSSSPWGAPVLIVKKKDGTLRLCIDCRDLNNVTIKNKYPIPRIDELFDALQGSKVYSKLDLRQGYYQLRIRQEDIHKTAINTRYGHYEFLVMPFGLTNASATFMDPMHRVFQPYLDKFVVIFIDDILVYSKSKEEHAHHLRTVLQTLKENQLYAKLIKCEFWLDKVKFLGHIISGNGLEVDPTKIDAIM; encoded by the exons TATTGCCAGAATCCACAAAGAAACCAGGATGCGAGTGATCGAATCTTCAAACGTTTCCTTCGATTCAATCCTCCTAGGTTCCAAGGGACCCCGGATGCAACCCAAGCCGAGTCTTGGCTGAAGAAGatcaggaagatattttctGTTCATAACTACTCTGATGAACAGAAAATAAATCTATCCACTTACCAATTCGAGGATGCTGCATACAACTGGTGGAGAGTCATAGATCATCAGTGGAGCCGAATTAATACTCCCAGGACTTGGGAGAACTTCACAAGAGAATTCGAAGGAAAATATATCACCCAAGTTGTGCGAATCGCTCGAGAAAGGGAGTTTATGGACCTGGTTCAAGGATCTATGACAGTAGCTCAGTACGAGGCTGAGTTTCACCGCTTAATCCACTATGCCCCTCAATTCATGGAAGACAAACCaaggaagaagagaaagttC GCTCTACGAGTGGAATCAGAAATCAAAACACTCCTTaagagagaagaagaagaaaaaagatCATGTAACCCCAATTTCCCCGAAAATAATCAAAAGAAGAGGAGACATGGAAACGAGATTCAGCATGGCAATAAAGAAGGACcatcaaaacaaaattttcgagAAGAAACTAACAAGCAAAGATGCAGATACTGTGGGTTAGCTAATCACAATGAAGACAAATACTGGAGAAAGAATGGGAAATGCTTGGTTTGTGGAAGTGATCAACACCGTATTCAAGAATGTCCACAAAAATCTCGGCCTTTACCAGCTCCAACTGCTCAAAAACGGAAGATTCCAGCTAGAGTTTTTGCACTCACAGGAAATGAAGACGATATCGATCCCACTGCTGTAGTTGAAGGTACAATTCTTCTGTTTTCAAAAACTGGAAAAGTTTTATTTGATCCTGGAGTGACACACTCCATTGTTTCTAGCACTTTTGTTCACCATCTAGAGACACCATCTGTAAAGCTACCATATATCCTGAAACTTAGTTCACCAATAGGAGATAAGTTACTTAGTGAAGTTCTTTACAAAGACTGTCCTTTAGAAATTGGTGGGGAAACATATATGGCTGATTTAATTAAGCTCCCTATACAAGGTTATGATGTCATTTTAGGGATGGACTGGTTGTTTAGACACCAAGCGAAATTAGATTGTTATTCCAAAAAA GTATCTGAAATCTCTGTTGTTCAAAACTTTCCCGAGGTTTTTCCGGAAGAAATAAATTCCTTGCCTCCGCAAAGAGAGATTGAGTTCTCCATCGAGCTATCACCCGGAGCTATGCCCAAGTCCAAGACCCCATACCAAATGGCACCTGCAGAATTAAAGATCCAATTACAAGAGCTTGTTGACAGAAAATACATACAACCCAGCTCATCACCTTGGGGAGCCCCGGTGTtaattgtgaaaaagaaagatggaaccTTAAGACTATGCATCGATTGTCGAGATCTAAATAATGTCACtataaagaacaagtatccaaTACCGCGTATTGACGAACTGTTCGATGCTCTTCAAGGATCCAAAGTTTATTCGAAGTTGGACCTAAGGCAAGGATACTACCAGCTGCGGATCCGACAAGAGGATATACACAAGACTGCTATTAACACTCGGTATGGTCACTACgaatttttagtgatgccgttcggattgACAAATGCGTCAGCTACTTTCATGGATCCGATGCATCGAGTCTTCCAACCCTATTTAGACAAATTCGTAGTCATtttcattgacgacatccttGTTTACTCCAAAAGCAAGGAAGAGCATGCACATCATCTTAGGACAGTTCTCCAAACACTAAAGGAAAATCAATTGTATGCTAAGCTCAtcaaatgtgagttctggttggataAGGTGAAATTCTTGGGCCACATAATTTCTGGGAATGGTCTTGAAGTAGATCCTACTAAGATAGATGCAATAATGTAG